The following DNA comes from Aquila chrysaetos chrysaetos chromosome 9, bAquChr1.4, whole genome shotgun sequence.
CAGTCCTTTTTATACAAACATCTAGAGGTTGGATTTtggagctgcagccagcagggaCAACAGCCGGCAGAGTGCTAGACGCACTCAGCAAGGAAAGTACTTCTTCCGATAGGTGTGTTCGGTGACAATCCAGCACGAGCATGCCCTTGCTGTTCTGGCACTCCGTGTGCTTCTGCCACACTCTGGATGACCACAACTCCATGACTTCATCATCGCTGTATCCGTTCTCCTTCGCTTCCAACATGATAGATTCCGGCACATTGGCGGGCTGCTGTACATGACCCCTGTAGAAGACCAGTGTTGGGAGAACGCTTCCGTCAGCGAGGATTGTGAGGACAACATCACACCAGGGCTCCCCAGTTCCCACCGTCTGCAAAGCATTCTCCTTCCGGTCATCGCTGCTCAGCACCTCCACATCAAGGAAGAGAGAGATTTCATCGATGGCTGCAATCATGGAGAGAGGCAGGTCTTGAGTGTGGATTTGCCGCTGCACGAACTCGATGAAGCAACTGGCGTTGTCCTCTACATCTTTGGGGAGAGGGTGAGCCACTGCCCTTCGAGTATGCATGCTGAGGTTGTGCCGTAGCATGAACCTCACTGCCCACTCATAGGAGATCTTGAAGCCACCTTCGAGGGATCGGCCAATCTTGGTGGCTTTCTGGAAGAGGGTCTCCTCGttcacaggcagctgctgctctctctgtGTGAGGACCCATTCTGCTAGTTTCTCTTCAGCCTCTAAGCTGAGGTACTTGCCCTCTGACAGCGATGCCAAGTTCTCTTCTTGGAAAGCTTGAAACCTTCGTAGCCAGCGCTTGATCCGCCTCTGAGGATTTCGGAAGTGCTCTGCAGCCTGTTCAGTGTTGCAGCACAAAGCAAACAGTACAACTCGCAGCTTTTTTACTGACAGCTGCTCCTTTTTGCTTGCAGGCTCAGGCTCCTTTGTTGGCTGCTCATTGTCTTGAGCATCAATATTTAAGCACTCTTCTTCCTGGCAGACCAGAGGTCTGTTGTAGGCTGTTGGTGCCAGTTCAGGCTCCAGGTCATCTTTTGCAGGTAACATAGACTTTGTTTTCACAGTAGCAGCTTTACTTGGGGAATAGGTAGGACATGTGTTCTTCATGCTTTTGTCCTGGGGCTGAATGTGCCTTGAAGGGAGAGAACACAGGACCTTCTTAacactaaataaataaagctgttgagggaaaacaaacaaatggaaaaaaaccccaaacccaaccccacaaactgaaacagatgATGGCAGATAAGAGTTTAGAAACAGTTTACCTGGAATGTGATATCCAAGTAGGCCctgttaagaaaaacaaaacaacaaaaaacatttgcagcttAGCAAACAAACACTAAGTCAGTGCAAGCAAACAAGTCCTCTTACAGAAAGGAGGATCAGTGTTCCTCTTGTCTCTAACTCCAAAGCATCCCACCCTGCTGCAGGAACAGTCAATACTCATCCAACCGTTCAAACCCCAGCCTCCTCCCATACCCAAGTACCACCACATCCAAGCCAACAAGTGGAAACTGCTCAACTGGGCAGAGCCACACTCATTAGCAATCGTTAAAGACAAACAGCAAAACTCCACGTCCATTTGAAATAACACGAGGAGTTTGGTTAGGAaagctcagctttggccagatCCCTGCAGGCAATGCCTGTAAGTTTTCCAAGTTGCAGTTATTCACCGCCAATGGCTGGAATGCTGCTCTGAGGCTTTATTCAAAACCCAGCATCAGCAGCTGCTTAAGGCCTCCCAGTGTCATGGAGGTACAATGATGTCTCCGAGGAACAGAGGAACTTGCTGAAGCCCTCGGCATTATCTCTCCCTGGGAAGATCTCATGAGAACAGCAGTGATACAGCTGAGCTCCAGGCAGAGCCGGCCTCACTTAAAGCTTAACTCTCCAATCTCCATAACAATGAAGATTCATTCAGGCAGTTACAGAAGGTCCCCAACATACATTTTATCACTTTATCAGAACTCAGGACTCCGTAAGTGCTCAGCCCAATGCTAAACAAAGATGTATTTGACCTGGAGTCTATgaacttgtcctggtttcagctgggatagagttaattgtcttccaagtagctggtacagtgctatgtttttgaatTTGGTATGAGatgaatgttgataacactgatgttttcagttgttgctaagtaatgtttagtctaaagtcaaggatttttcagcttctcgtgcccagccagcaagaaagctggaggggtacaagaagttggtacaggacacagccagggcagctgaccccaactggccaacggggtattccataccatgtgacatcacatctagtatataaactggggggagtgggggtaGTGGGATCGCCGCTgagggactaactgggtgtcggtcagcgggtggtgagcagttgcattgtgcatcacttgcatattccaatccttttgttattactattgtcattttattagtgttactattatcattattagtttctttttttccattctattaaattgttcttatctcaacccacgaattttacttttttttttttctgattccctcccccatcccactgggtggggggggaagtgagtgagcggctgcatggtgcttagttgctggctggggttaaaccatgacagaactgcattaattttttgtaacttttctgctccttttcaaACACTTACCTCGGAAAATAATGTTACTAAACTCATGTGATGGATTGAAGACCAGATGTTCGGCCATTGCATCACCCTCAGATGTTACAAAGAGACAAGAGGAACAGGACAGCTTTACACCACTGGaaggaagcggggggggggggggggggggggggaagagagaagtgAGCTTAGCATCAGTATCAGATATGAAAATATGTACATCCCCTCACTAACAGTTAGGGAAAAACCATCACCCTCCAGTGCGTACAGGCAGTGTCCCCACCCTGAAACATTAAGTCCCACTGGAAGGCAGTGGGAATCTCACCATATTGCCCTTAATTCAACATATTTTGAATGCACATTAGATTCCCAGGTGATTAAAATAAGATGACAAGTTTTCCATTACCAGGCAGTatagtttttaaacaaagccaAGTATTTTGGACTCTTCCGAGGAACATGGTTGCTGTAAGACAAAAGAATTTATTAAATGTCAGAATTATTCCAGGTACTTAAACAGCTATAAAACCATGCAAAATACAGCACATTTACAAAGACAGATGCAATCCTGGTTTTAGTAATATTTTGGCTGCCACTCTTGTgttcaaggaaacaaaaactCTGTGTCTAgagtaaaaaaaacctgtacagtaacatttaaaaatgcctgGATTTTGGAGTAAGTGTTCTGCCATCCTGTTCTGTGGTCTATCCATGGTCCTGTACAAACCACAGGCTTGTAGaagcacagaaatttttttttttttcctttttaaaattttaaaattattaaatctgAGAATTTTGTAAGAAATCCTAGGAGCActgaaaaatgagttttctgcagcagcatgcaGTACACGTCATTAGCTACAATACTGATGGTTTGGAACAAATCTCAGCTCTTGCACTCAGTTTTCTCATCTCATTTGAAAGCCACCGCCCATGTCTGTGCTGATACAGAATACATGTCCAATGTCTTAGAAACCATTGCAGTGAACtggaattttcctttcttacagtgcagacagacagacatagAAGTGCTACTGCATTCAGGCAGGAGGAATTTCTATTACAGCGTTCAAAGAATCACACATACTTGATCATGTGGTTGGCATAAGCTCTAGAGCAGCAAGTGCTGTAGCGACATAGCGAACAGTGCACGTAGGTGGGAAAGTGGTTTGGGAAGTCGGGGATTTCGAAGCTGCACTCCAGACAAGTCTGCCTCCCCAGGACACTCCTGAAGATAAGAGGGATATTTTCATTAGTGTCTGAACAGGTATCTTTGGAGTTATAATAATCATCAGGACAGAGAAGAATTTAATGACATGTAAACTTTCAGAAGTCTCCAGTCAAGCTAGTCTCATCTTGCACCCTAGCTTCCTAGGGTGCCTCGGTGCCAGGCTAAACACTTCCCACTTGCTGTAGTCAGGAATATACAATTTAAAAGTGgataataaatttttaaaaaagaaaaaaaaaaagtattgaagACAAGGCAGCAGGACACAGGGTGGGCAGAAAGCCCTTATGGTGATGAAATTCCACTGTTTCTATAAAAGCACCCAGCTAATTCTATATTTTGCAGTTTCACCTTAAGGGCTTTCATAACATGActtaattctggttttgtgggAAGCTAGGCTCTCCTGGCATAAAGTTTCCTTGGCAAGTGGTAAGACAGAGCTGTCCAGTGCCGAGGACTGTATTACCCATCACTGTGGCATTAAAAAGCTAACtacatttcctttgaaaatctttttaaatttgaaatttagCAAAACgttctgacatttttttgaCCGCTCTCTTCTGGACGTTCCTCTGGACAGGCGGGTACAGGAAGATGGGCTGGGGATCAGTAGAAGATGACAGCGGAGTGGTTTCCTGTCCAGTGCCCTGCGGCATGTCATTTGAAGATATTGGCACTGTCCGTGGCTGTCCTCTAGATGCCCTGATTGTAACCTGCAGAAAACAGATACACCCATACCTCCTAAAACACAAGGGCAGAAGTGATCTATCCAAATTCAGACTCCTCTGTTTGGAGTAGTCTTTCAGACTCTTAGCAGAGAATAAACAGGTGCTCCTAGGACACGATTCATCCCACCCAGGGCAGCAGTAGCCTAAAAGAGGACACATAACTTGAGCCCCAGAAGTGCCTGTTTGTCCCTAATGACTACAGAGGGCACCCAGGCAACTAGTTCAGATACCTTCACTTGTAGGTACCTTAGGAGAGTTTAACCTCTGGCGTGCCACTTTCAGCTCCTCCCTCTCTCACTGTTTCTATGAAGTATCTGATTAACTAAGCACACACAACACAGACAGAATACAAAGTGCTTTTCTGTCCCAGTGAGCGTGGTTTAAGTGATGGAGATGAAGAAAGCATCAGTTTTGCAGCACTTAATAAATACACACCAATACAGACGCTATGGGTGTTTCCTGAAGAAACAGAGGACAGAGGTCTGCTGTTAACTTGGATTTCTTACCTTGGTTCCAGGTTTCAATCCTTCTAATTGTTTGGGCTTTCTGAAAGTTTTGTGGTGCTGCAGCTTGTGTTCAATTTTATCCTTGGCAAATAGGAACTGGAGTCTACACTTGTTGCAATGATAAACACTCTTCTTCTAAAGCAAATGCAGATGACATATTTCATTTGAGAGAAACAAAAGTCACAACAgagcagggttttttgtttaaaaaaagaaaaaaaaaaaaaaaaaagaagaacttCCCCCCTCTTTGAAACCAAAGGCAGCCCCATTTTTCTTTAGCATCTGGAAGTCCCTCCCCGCCAAGTCCCTTATcttgggtgttttggttttacattttttgtttgttttggttttttaattaaaatcatcaGGCTCTGTAGAGACACCAGACCTGGAAGTGCCATGGAACAAGTCTTATTCAGCTTGTTTAAGCCAAAGTAAGGCATATGAGCAGAGCAGTGCATGGGGCAACATTCCTTCAGAAGCTGCCTTGCCTCTGCCTCTTATGGGAGTCAGTGAAGGACTTCAGGTGCAAATCAACTCAGGCACTTGGTAAGAGTGCTACACGTCTATATTCTGAAAGTACACTTCAGCTACACCCACATAAAATATGTTGTCAATACAGCCAACATATACGGAAACAGAACACTGAACTacaaaaattacattcattTGTGTGCATACAgtattatttacttatttattacCTGGagataagaaaatttaaaacccAAATGAACACAGAGCCCACTGTTGGTTAATCATCACATGAAGCAAACACAGTCCagcaaaacatgctttttttctgctaagtAACAACAATCTGTGCTACTCCCAAAGGAGCAATGCCTCTTCTCTTCAGCACAATCCCTATGAAAGGTCTGGAATGACAGCATGCAAATTGCATGTTATGGAGTGAATACAGCACCTACTAAAATCCCTCTTTCAaccaagttttctttctttctgtttttattccAAGCAAATGCTCAACTAATCACATCCTTACTATCCACCGAATCTCTGTGGAGAGGGaaccaccttaaaaaaaaaaaaagaggggggggcagggagagggagggggagagagagagaaactacAGCCCTGACATAGTACCTGATGCCTCATGAAGTGCTGTTGGAAAGCATTGCCATTCTTAAAGACTTTGAGACAGTAAGGACAGAGCAGGTGCCGTGTGTCTTCATGGATCATTCGGAAATGGCTATCCACTTCAGAATAGAGGGATGAACGATACTGACAGACCTATAGGAGTGGACGGAAACAATTAACAGTGAAATAACATTGGAATCCATCTCACATCCACCATTGCAACATGGAGATCTTAACAGCAATGCCCAGATCCCCAGAGATACTTATCAGTGGAGTTTAGGAACCAGGTACTAAAGAACCTGCTAGCTTATTCCAACTGTAAGACACTAAATCAAGCCGTGTATATTCAGAGTAGTTtggagaaacagattttaactACTTGTATGAGAAGAAAGTAGTGACAATTCAAGCTCCagatccaagaaaaaaaagggagagacagTCAGTGCAAAGCAGTTGGAATATATTAAAGAGCAGTTTCTTCAGTGTCTatgtaaaatgcagaatttggAACATAATCTGTTTTAACAGATTTTAGAagtttcttcttgtctttttctttttggagggACAGTGTTAGGACCTCTGGGTGGAGAAGACACATTCAGAATTGATGCAAGCACAAATTTCATGGCAACAGAGCGTCAGGAAAAGGTATCACACAAGCAACTTAATCTCATCTGCTCCCGTGACGACAACTCTTTATGGCACAGCAATTTGCCTGCAGACCccgggaggaaaaaaatattagggTCTGAATGCTACTGGGACTAAACAAACATCTATCACACTGATCCAGCTTCAGAGCACTGGGAACCAGTAGCAAACGTTCAGCTACTCGTGCTGCTCTAATGGCCATTAGACTTCTCCAAGCCCACACCTCGAAAAAAATGCAATGGGCTCCACAGCATTGTTCCATGGCCCGAGTCTGTTTTGAACCACTATGAGCCACACACTTTTCTGAGAAGTGCCAAATTTCCTCTTATTCTCTAGTATGCATTTATGAGGTCCAGCCCCTAAACCACTTTTAATACCTGACAAACATAGGGCATCTCCCCAGGCTTGTGAGTGTCCTTCATGTGCTGTAGGAACATTGGCTCACTCTCGAATGCCCATTCGCAAATCTTGCACTTtgctgcaaaagaaaggaaaaacaggtaACAGCCGGGGGACAAAAACACCCACCCCATTACAAGTTTCTTTGGTAACAACTGtcccttaaaacaaaacaccccccccccccccccccccgcccaaaaCTAGCTCTGAAATCTTTGAATTGGGTAggcaacaaaataaattctgagaGGTTTCCAAAAGGCCGCAAAAATtctcttaaataaaacaatgggTACAACAAGATGTCCTAATGAGGGAACTTCAAGTGATTTTAAATCAGATGTCAATCTACTGATAAACATTAAATTCTACCCTGACATGATTATTGAACTCAATCTTTAAAATACTCTTGACAGTAAGTTTGTAGAAATGTAACTTAGATGGATTTTTCTGGTGGCCTACAAAACAAATGCACCAAGGGGCAAGGCAGAACAGACGCTCCTTTCTCAACAGATTTGCAGTTAATACAAGACAGAAACCCTCTTAAACctaaacaaacagcagcatcaaAATCAACTTACTTGTTGACTCATAGGGACTGTGGACATTCTCTAAGTGACACTGTAGCTGAAACGGAGTGGAGAACTGTCTGTAACAATGCTGACAGATGGTGTGGACATCTACCTCTCCATTCTGCTGATCCAGTTCAACGTGGTGCTTCATGTGATTCATAAACCTTATGGAGGTGAAGAGAAAGTGTGTGAACAGAAATTCAAACATTTTGCACCTGTAACCCTGAAAGCGTTATGAATGCTAcaccagaagtattttttaacagcATTAAGATGTTTCCTTCTTGCTCCTCCCATCAAAAGCCAAGTCTCCTTCTACCCAGCAACCTCCCGCTCCCTAACTGTGGGGGAAGTTAGGGAACAGTTTTTGTAGTACAGAGGCTGTACTACTTGCTTTTGAGCACTTCTGACCCCAACTTGGCATTCAACTGATGATGACAAAACATttcaacttaaaagaaaaatcagtagtCCAGTTATCACAATAGAACAACATAGTGGCTTGCTCAGAAGAATACacaatttcataaaaatattttcttcctctgttgaaAAAAGCATTGAGTAATGATGAGAAGAGCAGTTCTTCAAGAATTATTTCCTATTATCTACTAAGACTAGTGACGAGCAAATGAGACTTCTCTGCTGAAGAATATAGACGCAATTATTCTAACCATGCAATCTTCTTACAACTTTTGCCCTGACTGAACTGTGTGATGATGGGCAAATCTCTCTCTTGTGTTCAGTTTGGGTCTTAAGCTACAATACGGGAAAGCTGCAGGGTCTGATACTGATGCTTACAACtcatttttacttctgcagATCAAAGGTATTCAGAACACTGTAGACTTTTTGTGGCACATTGCATTCCCTTACCGTATATTGTTCTTTAGCCTCTTGGTGCAGTGTGGACACCTGAAGGAAGTTGGAACCTTGGGGAAGTTCAGTAGCTGGCTCACTTTGCCACCATCTCTGCCATAGTAGAAATCATCTACTAACATAATAAGCTTACTTTGGGATGAGTCAACTACATTCTCACTTGGCTCTGGAGCTTTAGCAGGTGGGGACAGTGCAGGGATAGGAGTAGAAGAGGGTGGTGAAGCAACAGCTGTAGTTTTTTCTGGAGATGGAGGCTTTGCAGATTGAATATTTGGTTCAGATTctggagattttcttttcctgaggaaTTTAACCATTTCGGGGCAGCAgtactaaaaggaaaaaaaaccacaaaacacccACACACATTAAACTAGATCTAGGAAGAACTATACACTATTAAACAGACACAAATTAACCAATACtaagaaaagacagaggaacTCTAGGAAACTCTTGAGGAAAGAGTAATGCAGAGTCAAtatcccattttctgttttgattgtTTACTGATATGTaagattagaaaataaatgcatctcCTGGCACCAAAAGGACATAAAACTGAGGTCCTGTCTACTTCCAGTGAGGGATGCTGTGGAAGGTCTTCCGAAGACCTCTCCTTTGCTTCTCACTTTCTCCTAGtcatattcttccttttcatagAAGTCCCTGATCTAGGGAGCAGAACTATTCTTTGCACTCAACAAGCATGCACAATTATCCATTAACTGCTACTCTTAGAATGGTTACTTACACACATATGTCCTCTTAAAGCTTCAGTGACTCGAAACTGAGCATCACATCTTGGGCAGACCTTCCTGCCACCATCTTGCAAATCAAATGTGGGAATAGGagatgaactgactgtaacaggaagaacacaaaacaaaccaagaaaaatggAATCCTTACACTTCATCTTAAATCTAGGCAATCTTTTTGgcatactgaaatattttagttttgagAGCTGTACTTTTACCTACTAACTAGACTGGAAGAGGCATGAAAAGGGCAAAAGTATGCAAACTTCTGACAATCTGTATGACGAAACATACCCCCCAGTAGCTAGAATAAGGAGTGTCTCAAAATTacacttaataaataaaaaaataagaaggaaaaaagatcagCTCAACTCatctcccctttttctttaaccatttgtttgctttggttttccatCAGACTACAATGCCTTGTCTTCACTTCCAACTGTAGTAAGAAACTCAGAATACAGATGACATGAAATGTACCATACATCAACTTTGACACCCAAACACCTTAGGAAGGTGTTTTTTTGGAATAAGAGAAGCAAAGATTTTATCCTTTTGCCTCCTTGTATAAAGTATTTCAGGTGTGTGTATTCTCAAGATGGCAGCATGCACACCAATAattttgaatgcaaaataatgtaTGCAAGCAAATATCCACAAACAAAATATATCACTGGATAAAAATGTACAGataaagatgaagaaattaatAGCAAAGCTTGTAAAGTGTTTATCCCTATTATGAAATCCCAGTAGTTACAGGTTAGCATTTTTTTTACTCCAGAAAAACTTCTGAATTCTCAGCACAATGAACCAAGTTAAGATAGCTGCTACAGACCATACCTtttaatgatgatgatgatgacgaCGACTCTGAAACACTAGATCTCTGGGAACCATGCACAGGGCTGCTGTTGGAAACCACCAGTGGGCCAGGGCTCTGTCCTAACGAAGGAATGGTGTTCAGGGTATTCACTAGCTTAGCAACCTCATTGCCAGGGCTCTGTCCTAACGAAGGAATGGTGTTCAGGGTATTCACTAGCTTAGCAACCTCATTGCTGTTCTCACCAGTCACTCCAGGTCTCTTTACAGTCACAAAGCTTGCAATACTCACTGCCAAGGGAATGGATAATACAAGAACACTAATAAGGAATCAGTAAGATCTGATCCACTGTGTGAATCCCGCCCCCATCTAGTATGCCTTGCCTCTTGCTCTTCTACCTTGAGTCTTCAAAGATGACTAAGCCATCAATTATCCTGTCCAGTAATGCAAAGGCTGGCAAGACTGGGAAAGTAAATTTCCCTAACCTTCCAGATCACACTTTGAGATATGAGCTAAGTCCCACGATGAAGTGAACAGGATGCTGATGgtcacaaaaattatttgtatttcttttctaaatgcaaTTGTATATGATTATGGCCAcataaagctaaaaataaccTGACTACTTGCTGTgtgaagaagtatttttttcctttttaaattgttcatCACTATTCTTGAGCAATCATTTCACTCATGAATTTagccaacattaaaaaaaaaaaaaaaaagcaacatagtTAGCTTCTGCTTGTGTTCATCATCTATTTAACTTtacctttcaaaaaatacaaGTGATTAACCAATAGCATTTTTCAGtgctatatatttttcaatAGCATTTTTTGGGGGACTTCTAGCTGATGGTCTCAGAACATTCTACAAACCAAAATTTAACTAGTTCTCAAACCAAACTGGACATGATAGCAGGATTATCCTCATTTTCCAGGTTGGTAAGAGAGATGAAGCATGAGTCAGTGACAGAGGCAAAAATAGAACCCAGGAGTTCTGACTCAACTTCTGTCTTTTAGCTGCTATGCCGTATGTTTGAAGATCAAATTATAGACAGTGTTATACACTCGAGTCCCCTTGCTTTTCCATGGCAAGTCTTACCTAATTTGGGGTTAGTAGCTTGACTGGactgccctggctgctgcacaGTTAACTGTCCAAGTGCTGTTGGCTGCGTTGCAGTAGGAGTTGTGGAGGTGCTGGGAGTGGACTTACTTTGCTGTTGTGCCTGGGACTGTGGTACAGTGCTCCTGATGGTAAGCGTGGCCGGAATGACCGTAGTGAAAGTGTTGGTGGTGGGTCGGACCGGCATGGTTGTACCTGGTCTCACCTGCGCCATTTGAGAGAACACCTGAGGAACGCCAACTGCCGGTTTAACAAACTGGGTACCTGGGgcttcaaaaacaaatgaacaaacaaggCAGATCAAGTAACTGAATTCCATTCCTTCCACAGTAATAACTGAGTACAACCTGTTTTCCAACACTGCTGAGCTCCCAAAATTCCCAGCAATTTCAGTGGAAGTTTTAAGAGTCCAGCACCTTAATTTCAATTCCCAGGCAGACTAAAACTGAACATGGATGCAGACAGAGTGAAAATTCTTCACTAGCATCGTTGCTTTGTTGTAAGGCAGGTGTCCGGTGACACACGAGTTCTTAGTCTTTCTGATGGTGCATAACAGGATCTCGTAGCAGAAATTAGTGTTAGAAAAATAATCCTCAGGGTGAGGCTTGGTTTACAGGCAGTTTCCCAGCACTAGCATGGCATGGTgagattttgaaaagaaggaagaggggtAGTCACAGGCTGGTACTTTGGAATTATGTTAACTGAGGAGGCTTTTTGAAGAAGCTAGATTATATGGAGCTCTAAGAGGCAGACATTCCTTCCAGCTGGAAGTCCCCTACTCTGCAAAGTGGTTTGTTACTACCATCAAAGGGCCTACTCCGCTACAAAATGACTAGCAGAATTACAGCCACAAATACGGACAAATCTCACCTACTACAGAACTGAACGCCCACCTCTTCAGAGCTACTAGATATGCAGgtgaaatacagatttcaaatacaattttttttttttaattcttagtACTCTAAAAAGGAACACGACAGTGGCTTTAGCTTGTTTCAGTCCTCACCTGGGACGAGGGTGATGGGTCTAACTGTTTGACCTTGCTGTACATTAAGAACAATTCCAACTTGGTTCATCGTGTTTTGTACAGGCCGCACATTCCTCACAGGAAATCCCTGCAGTCAAACAATACCATTAACATTAACACACTGAGAATCTTTGAAACACTTTCAATATGAGCTTTCTACcctaaaaatcaaataaacaaattaaaaccccccaccccacagtaCTATCATCTATAGATCAATTCAACTATGAGGCCATACTGTTCTTGGCCAGCACCTTACCCAACAGTAGGGCCCCCTTCTTTATACTCTACAACAGTCTGATATACAGCCTCCACTCGCAATCTCTCCTTCCCTAAACAGCTACAGAAATCTCCCAGGTCTTGGCAAATGCTCAAAGAAGCCAGTGgacgtttaaaaaaaattacctgcaCATtccccaggaaaataaaacaaagtagTTAAGTATTCTGCAAGGTCAAATTCACGCAGAGTGGACAGACCCATCTACAGCAGGTAGTCAGGCCCTACTGGTAAGGCTACAAGTGACAGCCAGCGTGAAGTCCCATCAGACCCGTGCTGGCTCCACAGGACCTGCTGAGGTGTGGAACATGGCCAATTTTCTCAAGCGAGATTCAACTGCAGAATGACTAGGAACACAAGCTATTTCTAAatctacataaataaaaaaaaaaaccaaaccaacaacaaaacaaaaaaccaacagatttCAGCTCAACTGTACCATCCACTAAAGCGcacaagaaaaactgaacagGCATCTGATTATTACTTAACAGAGAACAGTCTTCCATGTATGAGTGCACCAGATCTTCTGTCTCAGCCATCCTGGCTGGAAGGGCACTCACCTGGGTTGTTATGA
Coding sequences within:
- the POGZ gene encoding pogo transposable element with ZNF domain isoform X2 — translated: MADTDLFMECEEEELEPWQKISDVIEDSVVEDYNSVDKTATVSVSLQPVSAPLPAVAHASIGANLSAATSVSSSEAQNSDSAKKTLVAIFVNNNAGNPLVQQSGQPLILTQNPTSGLGTMVTQPVLRPVQIMQNANHVTNSPVTSQPIFITTQGFPVRNVRPVQNTMNQVGIVLNVQQGQTVRPITLVPAPGTQFVKPAVGVPQVFSQMAQVRPGTTMPVRPTTNTFTTVIPATLTIRSTVPQSQAQQQSKSTPSTSTTPTATQPTALGQLTVQQPGQSSQATNPKLVSIASFVTVKRPGVTGENSNEVAKLVNTLNTIPSLGQSPGNEVAKLVNTLNTIPSLGQSPGPLVVSNSSPVHGSQRSSVSESSSSSSSLKVSSSPIPTFDLQDGGRKVCPRCDAQFRVTEALRGHMCYCCPEMVKFLRKRKSPESEPNIQSAKPPSPEKTTAVASPPSSTPIPALSPPAKAPEPSENVVDSSQSKLIMLVDDFYYGRDGGKVSQLLNFPKVPTSFRCPHCTKRLKNNIRFMNHMKHHVELDQQNGEVDVHTICQHCYRQFSTPFQLQCHLENVHSPYESTTKCKICEWAFESEPMFLQHMKDTHKPGEMPYVCQVCQYRSSLYSEVDSHFRMIHEDTRHLLCPYCLKVFKNGNAFQQHFMRHQKKSVYHCNKCRLQFLFAKDKIEHKLQHHKTFRKPKQLEGLKPGTKVTIRASRGQPRTVPISSNDMPQGTGQETTPLSSSTDPQPIFLYPPVQRNVQKRAVKKMSVLGRQTCLECSFEIPDFPNHFPTYVHCSLCRYSTCCSRAYANHMINNHVPRKSPKYLALFKNYTACGVKLSCSSCLFVTSEGDAMAEHLVFNPSHEFSNIIFRGPTWISHSRHIQPQDKSMKNTCPTYSPSKAATVKTKSMLPAKDDLEPELAPTAYNRPLVCQEEECLNIDAQDNEQPTKEPEPASKKEQLSVKKLRVVLFALCCNTEQAAEHFRNPQRRIKRWLRRFQAFQEENLASLSEGKYLSLEAEEKLAEWVLTQREQQLPVNEETLFQKATKIGRSLEGGFKISYEWAVRFMLRHNLSMHTRRAVAHPLPKDVEDNASCFIEFVQRQIHTQDLPLSMIAAIDEISLFLDVEVLSSDDRKENALQTVGTGEPWCDVVLTILADGSVLPTLVFYRGHVQQPANVPESIMLEAKENGYSDDEVMELWSSRVWQKHTECQNSKGMLVLDCHRTHLSEEVLSLLSASSTLPAVVPAGCSSKIQPLDVCIKRTVKNFLHKKWKEQAKEMADSTCDSDILLQLVLCWLAEVLEVISDSPELVQQSFLVASVLPGPDGTANSPTRNADMQEELIASLEEQLKLNEEQQEEAVAEVQDRTQAEESADPEILHQLFEGESETESFYGFEDADLDLMEI